A single genomic interval of Brevibacillus brevis harbors:
- a CDS encoding M48 family metalloprotease yields the protein MAYLLTVGWFVSLLPKLIILPFLVTVQLSDHVFNWIDYIITTSVLLPVIIIFIKKSREPFTLEGRGIPLFKVYPEYEEPINNYLQQLGIIKRVDFFVNDNYDINAYAVGNAKYGIVSLNKGLFVSSINKDIILAVVCHELHHVKNWSITLINYEIHNLIKSVYQKLQRVDEKANNSKISKLFTLNTLTSLWIFCSFMFLFLVSISFNLYRILIDEILADKLAIDLTKSRKFAKLFREDKQNVLGEFDDIIFNSHLPSIMRYKIINKYYYFKYIRKDWRRSRAIVISILISVTGTLYMVNKSLQYTSKLGDVIINMATKKWTELFNGNTHLALITFFAIITGGCVAWNIVKIVRAFRLNKVWIEKLRLITISLFFLSLCFLCIVAIFPKLKFLAIPPLMLMIIMILITKIYEKIIKRKLKDF from the coding sequence GTGGCATATTTATTGACCGTAGGATGGTTTGTAAGTTTATTACCTAAACTAATTATCCTACCTTTTCTTGTAACAGTTCAGCTAAGTGATCATGTATTTAATTGGATAGATTATATAATTACAACTTCTGTATTATTACCTGTGATAATAATATTCATTAAAAAGTCTAGAGAACCGTTCACTTTAGAAGGAAGGGGAATACCTTTATTTAAAGTATATCCTGAATATGAAGAGCCAATAAATAACTATTTGCAACAATTAGGGATTATTAAGAGGGTAGACTTCTTTGTTAATGACAATTATGATATTAACGCTTATGCAGTGGGTAATGCCAAGTATGGTATTGTTTCGTTGAATAAAGGATTGTTTGTTTCATCTATTAATAAAGATATTATACTTGCAGTTGTGTGCCATGAACTACATCACGTTAAGAATTGGAGCATCACACTTATAAACTATGAAATACACAATTTAATTAAAAGTGTTTATCAAAAGCTACAAAGAGTTGATGAAAAAGCTAATAATAGTAAAATTTCAAAATTATTTACATTAAATACTTTAACTTCACTTTGGATTTTTTGTTCATTTATGTTTTTGTTTCTGGTATCTATAAGCTTCAATCTATATCGAATACTTATTGATGAAATACTTGCTGATAAATTAGCAATTGATTTAACGAAAAGTAGAAAATTCGCTAAATTATTTAGAGAGGATAAACAAAATGTTTTAGGTGAGTTTGATGATATAATCTTTAATTCTCATCTTCCTTCAATAATGCGCTATAAAATAATTAATAAATATTACTATTTTAAATACATTCGTAAAGACTGGAGACGAAGTAGGGCAATTGTTATTTCCATTTTAATATCTGTAACCGGAACTTTATATATGGTAAATAAAAGCTTGCAATACACTTCAAAATTAGGCGATGTAATAATTAATATGGCCACAAAAAAATGGACTGAATTATTTAACGGAAACACGCATCTTGCTTTGATTACATTTTTCGCAATTATTACAGGGGGATGTGTAGCTTGGAACATTGTAAAGATAGTTAGAGCATTCCGTTTAAACAAAGTTTGGATAGAGAAATTAAGATTGATTACTATATCCCTATTCTTCCTTTCATTATGTTTTTTATGCATAGTAGCTATTTTTCCTAAACTAAAATTTTTAGCTATCCCCCCATTGATGCTTATGATAATAATGATTTTA